The bacterium BMS3Abin11 genome contains the following window.
GTTCACGTTCAAAGCGGTTCAGCAGTTCTGATGAAAAATGCTGGGCATCGCCGGCAGAGCCGCCATTGCCGCAGCTTAAAATTTTATGGTCTGCCAATAATGCATTCGTTATTAATGTGGCGGCATCAACAATATCCGTCGTAAGTTCCTCGAGTGCCGCATGAGCTGTTTCGATATGTGAAGTGAAAATGTTAGTGACGCGTTCAGAAATTTCCATTGTTTAAGTACACCCCTATTAACTCATTCGGTACTGCTAATGATACTTTATCAGCGAGGGTGTCAGAATGCATCTTTGATCCATAATAATTCCTGTTTGGCTGTTTGTGCGGAGATCGCAATCACATCAAAGCGCATAAATAAGTGTGCGTATTGCCTGTGCGTCAGCAGGAAATGTTCAGCAGTTTTCCTTATGCGCTGCATTTTTCGCGGGGTGATCGATTCCGCAGCAGTACCGAAAAATGGATTGCTGCGGTAGCGTACTTCGATAAAAACCAGGGTGTCCACATCCTGCATCAGCAGATCGATCTCGCCTGCCTTGCAGCGATAATTACTTTCAATCGCAAGTAATCCCTGATTGATGAGATGTTTTTCTGCTAGCGTTTCGGCATTATTGCCCCGCCGCAGGTGCAGTGGCAGGAATGGCTTCGAATTTTTTTTCACTGAATCGTCCTTGATAAGTGGATTGTTTGTCAATTAGTTCGGGTATGCCTTTGACGAACCTGGCCCATAGCATATGCCTGTGGACTACGCCATTTGCATCAATGTTGAGAATTCCAGATAGTCCCTGATAGTGCAATAAGGAATTTTCTCTCATCATTTGCAGACGAGGCAGGATGCTGAAGATATCCATACCCAGCCCGTACAACCTGTTATAACTGGTATTTCTATTGGGCCAGCCACCTTGCAGGAATGTACGCAATGACTCGAGTTCAACGTTGCTCGCTATCATCCATGGCATATCAGGGAAGCGTATTCTGTCGAGATCTCTATCGTTCACGGGATCCGGCTTGCCGGAAAATATCCGGGAAGTGGAATAGATGGGAAGATTCAGCGCATAGAAAAAGTCTAGCACCGGTTTTATAAGACGCGCATTTCGGTTGCCCGCCGGTAAAAAAATGAAATCAATGTCCTGTCTGCGCCGGGCCTCGGTGGTAATCTTACGGCCGAGTAATGCTTTCATTTCAGTTATCCGCTGCTCACTTCGATCTACACCCAGTAGGCGGCGTACCACAGGTGAAAATTCTGTTTCCTTTGCAGCATAACTCTCGCTACTGACAATCTCTCCACCCAGTTCGTTGAAGCGCTGAGTAAAGGCAGTTGCCATGCGCTGACCGATGGAGGTTTGCGGAAATAGAATAACACCGTATCTGTGCCCATCCAGCCAGGCTCGCTGGGCAGCTTGTTTCGCTTCCAGTTCCTGAGAGAGGCTGAACTGAAAAAGATTCTGCTGTGTAATGCTTTGCTCTGCAGGAGGGGATAACAAAAGTGTCGGAACGTGTATCTCAGTTGCCGTCAGCAGGCTATCAATAGCTTTTCGCTCCAGCGGGCCAATGATGATGTCAGCACCGTCATTGACGGCCTGGTTGTAGTACAGAATTGCTGCATCTGCATCTCGGCCATAATCGTAAAAGCGTAGTTGGTAGCGACTGCCTGCTGGCTGCTCATTATTCATCGCCTCGAAACCATCTCGGATCGCGCTGGCTGCCGGTTCATATGCTGAAGTTAAGGGCAGCAGAAAAGCCACTTTTTTTGGTGGTTTGGTGAGGCTGGCTTCCTTAGTAATCTGATCAAGCAGTTCAGCACTTGCGGGGTGTGACAGGTTTTTTATCCGCCAGTTGTTTATTGCCTGTTCTGTACTCGCATAGTCATAGGAACTGTTTCCCTTCACTATTAATGCCAGTTCAAGCCAGCCCGCCAGTTCAGCAGACATGTCCAGCTGCTGAATTTTTTTCAGCTTTCGGGTGTCTGCAATCATCAGTAAGCTCCAGATCATGCGCTGATTTTCCAGTACCTGATTTGCAGCCAGAAACTGTTCGCGTTTTAGCAGGGCATACAGTGCATCCGCTGTCTCGGCCTGAATCATGGCTGCTTTTGCCCGCATCAGATAAAACGCTGCAAGTGTTGCAGGCTGATTACTCTCAACGCCTCCCCTCAGAACTTGCCGGGCTTGAAAACTGCCTCCAGCCTGTAACAGTATTACCGCCTGTAAAATACGTCTGCGTGTCCTCTGGTCGGGACTCAAAGAGTTGTCTTCAATGCTATCCAGCATGTCAAGAGCGAGACCAGGATTGCCAGATTGAAACAATGTGGCGGCCTGCTGAAGTCTGACGTCATCGCTGCTGGTTGTTAGCGGAAAGTTCCCGGGCAATGAATGTTGATCGAGTGGCTCTGTAACCATCTGCGGTGTGTAAATCCCCCTGTCTATCGAGGCAGGCCGGGTAGTTATATCCGGTACACGTGAAGTAGGTGGTGTAGACTGACAGGCAGACAGGATGAGCGCCAGGCTAAAAAGCCCGACAAGCTGAGTAATTAATTTTGAATGCTTCAAGGGAGGATTATTATCCACAAATTAAAAAAGGTTCAGAGCTTCCTATACGGTATCATTCCTTCTTGCCGCTTCCGGAAAAGAGGGGATTATAGCGAGGGCTGATGAAAACAGGCAAAGCTGAAAGACCTGGAAAATTGTACGTTGTTGCGACACCTATTGGCAATCTCTCCGATATTACAAATCGTGCGCTTGAAACTTTGGCAGCTGTAGAACTAATTGCTGCGGAAGATACACGCCATAGTAGAACGCTGTTACAGCATTATGGCATCAAAACGGCAATGTTGTCGCTGCATGAACATAATGAATCCTCCAGGATTAAACAAATCATCGGCTTATTGCAGGCTGGCAGCTCAGTGGCGTTGATTAGTGATGCAGGCACACCGTTGATTTCTGACCCCGGTTCCCGTCTGGTGCAAGCTGTACACGAAGCAGGCCTTCAGCCTGTACCCATGCCAGGCCCCAGCGCAGTCAGCACTATGCTCTCAGTCGCAGGGCAGCCGGTAGAACGGTTCTGCTTTGAAGGTTTCCTGCCTTCAAAAGCCGCGGCACGGCGCAAGCAGCTGGGATCTTTGCTAACAGAAACCCGCACCCTGGTATTCTACGAATCATCCCATCGTATCAGTGATTCGATTCAGGATATGGAAAATGCCTTTGGTGCATCGCGCCCCTGTACTGTGGGCCGGGAACTTACCAAACGTTTTGAATCACTCTACCGGGGAACACTTGCTGAAGTTTTACTGGCAATGCAGCGGGATGAAAATTCAGGCCGTGGGGAGTTCGTCATTGTGGTGGCTGGAGCAGAAGAAAATCCTGATAAAAGTATTGAAGCAGGGCAGTCGATGATGGATGTCCTGCTGACCGAGTTATCTGTGTCACAGGCAGCGAGTCTTGCCGCGCGTATGTCGGGTGCAAGGAAGAAGGTGTTATACGAGTATGGGCTAAGGATGAAAGACGAAAGATTAAGGATTAAGTAAAAACAAATCACATTCTTTCATCCTTAATCCTTAATCTTTCATCTTGTGTTAAAATCGTTAGCGAGCTGGCCAGGCAGTCGCTGTAGATGGTTTCGACTAACTACAGAGGAAAGTCCGGGCTCCACAGGGTAGAGTGCCAGGTAACGCCTGGACGGCGCGAGCCGATGGAAAGTGCCACAGAAAATATACCGCCTAAGTCCTGCGGGGCCGGTAAGGTTGAAATGGTGCGGTAAGAGCGCACCGCGCCTGTGGTAACGCAGGTGGCAGGGTAAACCCCACTCGGAGCAAGACCAAATAGGGATCCAATGGCATGACCCGTGCCGGATCCGGGTAGGTTGCTTGAGGTGTTCGGCGACGGACATCCCAGATGAATGACTGTCCATGACAGAACCCGGCTTACCGGCCAGCTCGTTTTTTCTTTTTTTGTGCCTGTGCACGGCTGGCGAGGCCTACAGCCTGAATTGATGGCTTTCGGCCAGAAACGGGTATTTATCGCACCAGATAATCAGGCAATAATACCCGCTGAAGCGAGCCAGTAACGATGATGCTGTTCTCTTATATTATGCATTATGCAAATGATTCGTTACGTGTTTGTATGCCAGATCCATCCTAACTGCATCTGCTGTGTATGTAATTTTGCGATCCCACCGATGACAAGGTGACGGCTTCAAATCCGAAAACAGCCAACTGACCGCTCAAGCGCATCAATCCGGTTATGAAACAGATTGCGATACCAGGAGTATGGCAGCAGTATGGCCGACGGTCTGTATCAGTTTATGCATACTTTCTCCTTATTTCAGGAAATTAACGGTGCAGTAGGTTCTGAAACCTAGTCTCGCAGATTGATCGTCTTTAGATTTAAAGTGAACCTCCCATTCAGCTTGATCACACCGATATGTGTGCCCGCGTTGTTAATCATGGCAACGGTGTTTTTTCGTAAAAGCGGCCTACGGATGAAATATATTTGCCAGCCAAACTCTTGCATGTAAAGGTATGTTTTCAGCTGATCTGTATTGAGATGCACCATTAAACTGGATGGGATCGCCAGTTTGCGTTTGCGCCTTTCAAAAATCCGCATCATGTTCCTAACCTGATTTTATGAAAACATAATATATCTTTTTATGCCTAATGAAGTCACTCTATTTTCTGACATTGTTCAATCAGCTAAATGGTGAAATCAGCGATTCCTGAATGTCTCAGTAGGGTCGACTACAGCCGTTTGTGTTGCTTCAGGTAAAAGCCTGGCACCGATTTTGATCTTCATCCCCTTTTGTGTTGTCGGGAACTGGAAAGCTGGACCGGATAAGTGCGGTACATGACTGAGGTAGTGTGGTGTAACGACTTACCTGCCCGAGTTCACCGCGCCCGGTTCGGACTGAAACACGCAGAGCAGCCGCAGGCCAACACAATGGAGCGGTTTTTCTTTGCTTCTGTTTCTTTTGTCCGTATGCATAAAAGAAAAAAACTTAGCTTCACACCAGCACAAAAACAACAAAGAAATGAGTCACCGGGATATTCATCGAATACTTTTCAAAAACTTATATTTCAGACTTAAGGTAAGTTATTAACCGCCTGTCGGAATTTAAGCTAATTCACTGTTTTTAAAGAAAGAATTCATATGGGAGCTTGACATTTCTGGTTTTCGGGCATTATAGTGTCGAAAAGTGGGTAAAAGTGGAATAAATTACCCCATCGATAGGTGGATGTGACACAAAGTGGTGGATGATGTTTAGAGGAGTTAATCAGGTCAATCTGGACAGTAAGGGGAGGATTGCCATCCCGACTCGCTATCGCGAGGAACTGCATTCGGATGTAGAAAAACACATGGTCATCACAGTCAATAATACAAATGACCGCTGCCTGTGGCTTTATACCTTACCAGAATGGGAGCGCATTGAGGCCGATGTTACTGCGCTGCCTTCATTTGATAAGCGCGCTGCAAAACTCAAGAGATTTTTTATTGGCCAGGCCACTGATGTTGATATGGATGCCAGTGGCCGCCTGCTGTTACCACCCCCTTTGCGTGAATTCGCACAATTGAAAAAACATATCGTACTGGCCGGTCAGGGCAACAAATTCGAAATTTGGGATGAGGAAAACTGGACGGCACAGCGTGATGCATGGATGGAAGACGGCCTGGGCGACGGACCCATGCTGGTCGAGCTCGAATCACTTTCGTTATAGGTGGTGTGATGGTAGATCAACCCCATCACCCAGTTCTGCTGGAGGAGGTTGTAGAGGCAATGAATATCCGTGAAGATGGCTACTATCTGGATGCAACCGCTGGTCGCGGCGGTCATGTCTCGGCGATACTCGAAAAACTCGGTTCTGACGGCCGCATCCTGGCCCTTGATCGTGATCCACAGGCCGTAGCAGCTGTTACTAAACGTTTCATCAGTGATTCGCGTGTCCAGGTCAGGCAGGCAAATTTCTCATCTCTATCCGCTACTCTCCAGCAGGGAGAATGTTTTAGTGGAATCCTGTTTGACTTTGGTGTGTCTTCGCCACAACTTGATGATGCCTCTCGTGGATTCAGTTTCATGCAGGACGGCCCGCTTGATATGCGGATGAACCCGGCCGACCATCCCAGTGCGGCGGAATGGCTGGCCACCGCCGAGCAGCATGAAATTAGAGATGTGTTGCGTCGCTACGGGGAAGAAAAGCATGCCCATCGCATTGCCTGGGCGATTGTTGATGCACGTAATGATAATGCGCTTGAAACGACTGCTCAACTGGTTGCGTTGATAAAAAAAGTGGTGCCTGTCAGGCCACAGGATAAGCATCCTGCCACGCGAAGCTTTCAGGCGATTCGAATTCACATCAATAGGGAACTGGAGGAAATTGCCGCTGTATTGCCGGTTGCGCTGGAGGCCCTCTGCGTTGGTGGGCGTTTGTTGGCCATTAGTTTTCATTCACTGGAAGATCGCATCGTCAAAAGGTTTTTGCGTGATCAGGCACGAGGTGATGACCTGCCGAAAGAAATCCCGATACGTGATGCTGAACGTAATCCTGGCCTGCGCCTGGTGGGTAAGCCTGTACGTGCCAGCGTGGCCGAGATTGATGATAACCCACGAGCGCGTAGTGCCATTATGCGGGTGGCTGAACGGCTGCCCCTGGACAGGGAGGTAGCATGACCAGGCGGACTGCGTTTGTTTATTCCCTGGCCCTCGTGCTTGCCCTGTTTCTGGTATACACCCGGGTCACAACGCACAGCCTTTATTTACAGCTGCAGGCGCTGCAGCAGCAGCGGGATGATTTCAATGTGGAATGGGGGCGTTTGCTGCTGCAGGAAGCACGTTATGCGGAACCCCGATATATTGAGAAAACGGCGCGCCGCAAGCTGGGCATGATTTATCCTGCTCGTGAACAGATATCAGTGATTCGTCTGCCATGAGGAGGGCTGTGAGCAAAAAAAGAAAGCAGCCGCTGACCAGCTCGGTCAGGCATTGGTTGGTGCTGGCTGTGATCGGGTCGTTGTTTGCCGTGATGGCCGGGCGTGCACTTTTTCTGCAATTTTTTAATGCGGATTTCCTCAAACAGCGTGGTAATGCACAGGCACTGAAGGTAATCGATGTTTCTGCAGTGCGGGGAATGATACTTGATAGAAATGGCCAGCCACTGGCGGTCAGTACACCGGTTGATGCAGTCAGTGCCGA
Protein-coding sequences here:
- the rsmH gene encoding ribosomal RNA small subunit methyltransferase H — encoded protein: MVDQPHHPVLLEEVVEAMNIREDGYYLDATAGRGGHVSAILEKLGSDGRILALDRDPQAVAAVTKRFISDSRVQVRQANFSSLSATLQQGECFSGILFDFGVSSPQLDDASRGFSFMQDGPLDMRMNPADHPSAAEWLATAEQHEIRDVLRRYGEEKHAHRIAWAIVDARNDNALETTAQLVALIKKVVPVRPQDKHPATRSFQAIRIHINRELEEIAAVLPVALEALCVGGRLLAISFHSLEDRIVKRFLRDQARGDDLPKEIPIRDAERNPGLRLVGKPVRASVAEIDDNPRARSAIMRVAERLPLDREVA
- a CDS encoding cell division protein MraZ, with translation MFRGVNQVNLDSKGRIAIPTRYREELHSDVEKHMVITVNNTNDRCLWLYTLPEWERIEADVTALPSFDKRAAKLKRFFIGQATDVDMDASGRLLLPPPLREFAQLKKHIVLAGQGNKFEIWDEENWTAQRDAWMEDGLGDGPMLVELESLSL
- the ftsL gene encoding cell division protein FtsL gives rise to the protein MTRRTAFVYSLALVLALFLVYTRVTTHSLYLQLQALQQQRDDFNVEWGRLLLQEARYAEPRYIEKTARRKLGMIYPAREQISVIRLP
- the lpoA gene encoding penicillin-binding protein activator LpoA precursor, whose amino-acid sequence is MDNNPPLKHSKLITQLVGLFSLALILSACQSTPPTSRVPDITTRPASIDRGIYTPQMVTEPLDQHSLPGNFPLTTSSDDVRLQQAATLFQSGNPGLALDMLDSIEDNSLSPDQRTRRRILQAVILLQAGGSFQARQVLRGGVESNQPATLAAFYLMRAKAAMIQAETADALYALLKREQFLAANQVLENQRMIWSLLMIADTRKLKKIQQLDMSAELAGWLELALIVKGNSSYDYASTEQAINNWRIKNLSHPASAELLDQITKEASLTKPPKKVAFLLPLTSAYEPAASAIRDGFEAMNNEQPAGSRYQLRFYDYGRDADAAILYYNQAVNDGADIIIGPLERKAIDSLLTATEIHVPTLLLSPPAEQSITQQNLFQFSLSQELEAKQAAQRAWLDGHRYGVILFPQTSIGQRMATAFTQRFNELGGEIVSSESYAAKETEFSPVVRRLLGVDRSEQRITEMKALLGRKITTEARRRQDIDFIFLPAGNRNARLIKPVLDFFYALNLPIYSTSRIFSGKPDPVNDRDLDRIRFPDMPWMIASNVELESLRTFLQGGWPNRNTSYNRLYGLGMDIFSILPRLQMMRENSLLHYQGLSGILNIDANGVVHRHMLWARFVKGIPELIDKQSTYQGRFSEKKFEAIPATAPAAGQ
- the rsmI gene encoding ribosomal RNA small subunit methyltransferase I; amino-acid sequence: MKTGKAERPGKLYVVATPIGNLSDITNRALETLAAVELIAAEDTRHSRTLLQHYGIKTAMLSLHEHNESSRIKQIIGLLQAGSSVALISDAGTPLISDPGSRLVQAVHEAGLQPVPMPGPSAVSTMLSVAGQPVERFCFEGFLPSKAAARRKQLGSLLTETRTLVFYESSHRISDSIQDMENAFGASRPCTVGRELTKRFESLYRGTLAEVLLAMQRDENSGRGEFVIVVAGAEENPDKSIEAGQSMMDVLLTELSVSQAASLAARMSGARKKVLYEYGLRMKDERLRIK